AGGTTTGAATAAGCTGTGTGACTGGCATTAAGTTATACCAGAACTGCTGGTTCTTGTCTGAATAAACTGGCATTTCAAATCACGTCCCTTGCCAcacttaagaaaaacaaaaccttaagACAAGAGAGAAGAACTCCTGGCACTCAATACCATTTTAGGCTTCTCTTCCTTCAGTGTGAAGAGACGTTTCCACCAGCCAACAATTCGGCGACGAGATTTCACCAAACTGCTGCAGATTTCATTAaatctttgctgctgttctctAGTCCTTttgttaagggaaaaaaaaaaaaaaaaaaaagccagaaataagAATTCAAGATCTtatctgaaatttaaaaaatctcCCATGGCATTTTTCCATCAGTAAAAAAGTTATCTAGTACATATCCCAGCATTTGCTTCGCTTAGTTTTATACGTATCTTTATTGAGCACTGCAACACAATTGCACACATAATTTTTCTGTACACAGACACTTAAATGGACTCCCCAAGAGCAACCCCACCCAAACCAATAGATCATTGATTTTAAACTGATACCAGTGTGATACACACCTGACACCAGTCTGTATCACTATGGCTTTTATGTTAGCTCATTATTAGACAAGAACATCTATCCACTAGCCATCTTAAAGCAGATATAGTAAAATTCTAACTTACTTCTACCTCAAAATTTAGTTACAGCACAGAAGAATGAACGGCATTTTACTAGTGTTCTCACTTCATACTTTATAGAGATTGCAGATTTCTTACTACCATGACTCTACAAAGTATTCATGTGATATCTGTAAGTCAAACATCCAATTTTATGAAGTTCATAATTTATTTACACTCAAGAAGctgttttaattcatttatttcctcACCACCTGTTAGAGCCAAAGATTCTAGGTGCAAGAGCAGGAACAAGATAATCAGCCAAACAGAGGAACATAACGAAACAGGAGACACCTGAAAGAACTGATGGGTCCAAGTAGTAGATCATCCTGCAGAAAGAAGATAACAAATGACTTCTTGAATCTCAGAGTGCTAAATACAAGACATTTAGTCACCCCTTCAGACTGGCTCAGGACTGCAAACAGCAGACCTACCCTCTTGCCCAACATAGAAAGAAAATTTGCTTCTATTGCTAATAAAAAGATGTTTAAGTACTTCAACACTagtacagagaaataaaaaaaaaaaatctgtttttcgtCTGTATGTGTTAGGTAAAAAAATGCTACAATACAGCAAGCACAATATGAAGTTTGGTGGAACTGAAAATTCATCACCATTGCTCTCTCAGAAGCTGACATCTAGTGAACTCAACACCGACTGGAGGATGAGTGAATGAACACAAATAACCGGGTAGAATGAAACCTCTCATCTTGCTGGTTCTTAAGTCACAGAATTCAGATCCACTACAGGTTGTCATTTGCTCTGTCCCATCTGTGAGAGCTAACCAAACCTGTTCTGGACAGGCAGCCATAAATCAAAAATTAGGACAGTGTTGTGCTCTCATGTATTAAGTTTGCATCACTCAAATACAGCAGTATGTATACTGGACAAGAACCAGCTCATCTCAGAAGTGTCTCTGAATGCTCAGCTGTGCCCTATGCTACTTATTTGCACTTAACAGAGCTTTCTGAACACTGGAGTaataaaagaaacaacacaGTCCATTGTAGGGATAGCCTTTCTATACACTTTGCAGAGTGCCTTATGTGCTGAAGGTTCAAGTTTATTTTTGATGAAGTACCAACTCAGAACCTAAATTGGCTCTATTTCCTCGAAGTATTACTCAACACATGATCTTTCCTGCAATAATCACAGCATTTGTAACAATACCCTGAAGTTCATGCAATTTTCAGTTAAATTTAATTTCCATCCTCCTCACCTCCCTTAAAGACCATAAATTTTGATTAGCTAGAAGACTGATTATCCCCTGCCTCACCTggttcagcatttatttttgtaactcCCCTCTTCTGCTTACTCCAAAGCCACATGTAACTGGCAAACTGCACAGCTGGTGTGGACACTTATTTGTACAAGGCAGGTTGGGGTCAGCCTGGCTACTACCATGTAACGTAAAAGCATGTAAAAGTTCCTCCAGCAAGCCAGTTCTGTATCTCCAATCCATGTATGGGGAATCCTCCCATACTGTTGACTGAGTTACCTGCagtccttccttttcctcctttctcaaAGGACAGGACAGAGAATGTAAACAAACCTGTGCTTGCCTTACGGAAATAAGTTCTCCGTAATGATattgctgctggttttgggaaaaagccaaaggaagaaacaagatTTCACTAAGAAGCAGGAATATGAACACACTGAGGAAGGACATACAGCTGAGTGTGGTAAAAACCACAGCAACCTTTGTGGGCAAACAGCTTTCACAGAAAGCACTCCCCTCCATCTGAGCTGGATGGGATTCATTTTACTTCCTGGTCTCAATACTTGAGGGTTTGGgagttttttttaataaagttcaggttttgtttctgaatgtGTGTGGAGTAAAAGCCTTCCTATCCAGGCTTTAAAATTTACTTAGTAGGCTTGCTGCCAGCCATGAAAGTGCAATGGTGTTCTAGGCTCCCTTCACAAGCTACttacagaaaagagaaggaaacaacaCTCATCAGCGCCAGAGGGAACCAGGCTCTCTCCCAGCGAAGAACCTTATCGGTCATCAAAATCACTTCTCCCCATCCTTGCAACTGCTCTTCCAAGCTTGCAGTTTCAGCAGCCtacacagaaagggaaaaactcTATTATTGCCAATCAGAGTATCAAGTTAATTCCCACACTCAAagtaacttgaaaaaaaaaattaaagaccAAAATCACAAACTTTTCTGAATAACTTCATTGCTAATAAGGTTGTAAGTTTTGCACTAAGTTATGACATCACAGCACTGATTCTTTAAAATAGTCAAGACCCTAACAAACTAGCAGCATGTTATTAGACCAAATGATACCCCCTCCCAGATTTTGCCAAGGTGTTTTCCCTCCAGTCTCCCATTTACCGTactccctccccccaccccaattAGTAGAAAGTTTTAAAGTCTATATAAAAACCTCTCAAGTTTTCAATGTCAACATCTGGAcaattaaaacatgaaaactaCTTTAAATTTACGCATTTTCAAAGCCAACTCTACCACATTAAACTGAAGCTTTCTAGTTGCTACCCAACTGCAATTTTTTATTATGTAGAAAATGGGTAACTTAACTGTGGATTCTGAGTTTTTATCCAACTAAACACAAGTGGATTGCACAGAAAGTTTTTCCACAGGTTCCCAAGACCAAGCAGCCTTTAAACCCCCTTCATAAATTATTCCTTCCCAGACATCTGCAAGGAGGCCCTATCTGCTCTGGCATCAGCTTGCTAAGCAGTTCACCCGAGGTGCTCCACATTTAACATAGCTTAATAGCTTCCCCTCAGGGTAAAAAGGTGTATCTCAGGGATTAAAAGACTCAGGTAACCATGAACAGAACCTATCACTGCCCAAGACCTGCACATGTGCTGCACAGAGCTAGAGCAGGTTTCATTGTCACTTAACCCAGATGAGAAGCCTGACCCCACTAGAATAACAAGGACAGCTGAGTGCAGCTATCATAGTAAAGCAGTTTTCTCATGTGACACTATTGGAAACTATTTAAAACTTCAGTtgaggacaaaagaaaaagtagaaaactATCTGACATGCTGCTGAACACCTTCCAGTTCTCCTGTCTAGTTCATGTTATTGACAAAACTGTCACATGGGGCAGGGGGTGGAGCTGCATTTctccagaaaacattttataacGAACTTTATTTATTACCTCTGTGCATCCGTTTTTAACATCATAACTAACAGAAAACTCAATGGCTGGAATATAACAGCATTATTAACAGCAGCGTCTGCCTGCCTAAAAGACCACAATTACAAGCTGCTTTCCCACTGGGCCAGACAGAGAAAACGTATCAGCTTTTACCAACACCTTTGTTCCAGGGCCCAGCTACCAGAAGTGCTTTTTCATTAATCAAACAAAGTCTCTGAGAATATGAACTCAAGAGACTCGAAAAAGGGGCACCCCTTTAGGGTTTTTTGACAATACAACTCTGCACACTGTTTCTGCTTAAATTCGAACCTCCCTTCGACCCCCCCTTCTCCTGGCAGGTTCCTGGTCATCTTCCAGGCTGCGCgactccctgctgcagagcgCAGCACCCATCAATACCGCCATCAAAAGCTGCCCCTCTCCAACCCTTCACACGCTTCCA
The Lathamus discolor isolate bLatDis1 chromosome 6, bLatDis1.hap1, whole genome shotgun sequence DNA segment above includes these coding regions:
- the ARL6IP1 gene encoding ADP-ribosylation factor-like protein 6-interacting protein 1 isoform X3, whose product is MAASAPEPVNREGVTSRRSGLPLKALAAETASLEEQLQGWGEVILMTDKVLRWERAWFPLALMSVVSFSFLMIYYLDPSVLSGVSCFVMFLCLADYLVPALAPRIFGSNRWTREQQQRFNEICSSLVKSRRRIVGWWKRLFTLKEEKPKMYFMTMLFSLAVVAWIGQQVHNLFLTYLIVSFLLLFPGLNQHGIITKYVGMAKREINKLLKHKEKKNE